A single Arcobacter sp. FWKO B DNA region contains:
- a CDS encoding chemotaxis protein CheV: MNNVETMTQGHLRNVQQLAVFYTGHNNIYAINIAKIKAFIITEEVTINDTPTSTPIIAGIATIRGEPVTLINLDAWLGSKPLDVKEYKLIIFCEFNHKKVGFLIKEMLDIVEKTTSELRHSEEQNSKITYTTYVKVNNKDELCTVFNAEQLLRDIGWTDSGDDAVGKYVEAPLSTNKLILAAEDSAVAREVLTKFFKKLKANYEVYNDGEQLISRLEEVDPSTIGLVITDIEMPHKDGYQVATFMKNTSQYSSIPIIVNSSMTTDAVTGKMRSIGVEEFVGKTDINSLYKAVKKYLN; the protein is encoded by the coding sequence ATGAATAATGTCGAAACAATGACACAAGGTCACTTAAGAAATGTTCAACAATTAGCAGTTTTTTATACGGGTCATAATAATATATATGCTATTAACATAGCTAAAATTAAGGCGTTTATTATAACTGAAGAAGTAACAATAAATGACACACCAACTAGTACTCCTATTATTGCTGGTATTGCTACAATAAGGGGTGAACCTGTAACACTTATAAATCTTGATGCATGGCTTGGAAGCAAACCGTTGGATGTAAAAGAATATAAACTTATAATCTTTTGTGAGTTCAACCATAAAAAAGTAGGGTTTTTAATAAAAGAAATGCTTGATATTGTAGAAAAAACTACAAGTGAGCTTAGACACTCTGAAGAGCAAAACTCTAAAATCACTTATACTACATATGTAAAAGTCAATAACAAAGATGAACTTTGTACTGTATTTAATGCAGAGCAATTACTAAGAGATATTGGCTGGACTGATAGTGGTGATGATGCAGTTGGAAAATATGTAGAAGCACCTTTATCAACTAATAAATTAATTTTAGCGGCAGAAGATAGTGCAGTTGCAAGAGAAGTATTAACAAAATTCTTTAAAAAACTAAAAGCAAATTATGAAGTGTATAATGATGGTGAGCAATTAATATCTAGACTTGAAGAGGTTGATCCTTCAACTATAGGGTTAGTTATTACTGATATAGAGATGCCACATAAAGATGGTTATCAGGTTGCTACATTTATGAAAAATACAAGTCAATATTCTAGTATTCCTATTATTGTAAACTCTAGTATGACAACTGATGCAGTTACTGGTAAAATGAGAAGTATTGGAGTTGAAGAGTTTGTAGGAAAAACTGATATAAATTCACTATATAAAGCTGTAAAAAAATATCTTAACTAA
- a CDS encoding phosphate-starvation-inducible PsiE family protein, with product MSSNEVQSKFAKFFQDKMYIELIIAVVLFSFALITNNLLEFIIYMLYFIIFLEIVRAVMSFIREQRVRIGILIDVFIILALREFIVNVVKINKEEIDSFEALFNSPTNFHILVFSGVILFLFLIRYIAKKTSPDNGINKD from the coding sequence ATGTCATCAAACGAAGTGCAATCAAAATTTGCAAAATTTTTTCAAGATAAAATGTATATAGAATTAATTATTGCTGTAGTTTTATTTTCATTTGCTCTGATTACAAACAACTTGCTGGAATTTATTATATATATGCTGTATTTTATAATATTTCTTGAAATTGTTAGAGCTGTTATGAGCTTTATTAGAGAGCAAAGAGTACGCATAGGAATATTGATAGATGTATTTATTATACTAGCCCTTAGAGAGTTTATAGTAAATGTTGTAAAAATAAACAAAGAAGAGATAGATTCATTTGAAGCACTATTCAATAGCCCAACAAACTTCCATATTTTAGTATTTTCAGGTGTAATTTTGTTTTTATTTTTGATTAGATATATAGCCAAAAAGACATCACCAGATAATGGAATAAATAAAGACTAA
- a CDS encoding tRNA threonylcarbamoyladenosine dehydratase gives MDTILTESLNHDSKHSFNRYDRCKKLFADDFEKIQNTKIIILGVGGVGSFALDALYRTGVKDITIVDYDTFDITNQNRQIGSEFVGEKKVEVFKRLYPEIKIIEVKITKDWVSGFDFSGYDLILDAFDDILPKVALIQKEYKKLICSGGSAKRINPLKIEYVSIWKTHSDPFVRKIRENLKKNGFKKEFKIIFSSEEPRCKELGSFVGVTGSFGLTMASLAIERILKS, from the coding sequence ATGGATACAATACTAACAGAGTCTTTAAACCATGACTCTAAGCACTCTTTTAATAGATATGATAGGTGTAAAAAACTTTTCGCAGATGATTTTGAAAAAATACAAAATACAAAAATTATAATACTTGGTGTTGGAGGAGTTGGGAGTTTTGCCCTTGATGCACTTTATCGTACAGGAGTGAAAGATATCACAATAGTAGATTATGATACTTTTGATATAACAAACCAAAACAGACAAATAGGAAGTGAATTTGTAGGTGAAAAAAAAGTTGAAGTTTTTAAAAGGCTGTACCCAGAAATAAAAATAATAGAAGTAAAAATAACAAAAGATTGGGTTAGTGGGTTTGACTTTAGTGGATATGATTTGATACTAGATGCTTTTGATGATATTTTGCCAAAAGTAGCTTTGATTCAAAAAGAATACAAAAAATTGATATGTAGTGGAGGGAGTGCAAAAAGGATAAATCCTCTAAAAATAGAGTATGTATCTATTTGGAAAACACATAGTGATCCTTTTGTGAGAAAAATAAGAGAAAACTTGAAAAAAAATGGTTTTAAAAAAGAGTTTAAAATCATTTTTTCATCTGAAGAGCCAAGATGCAAAGAACTTGGTAGTTTTGTGGGGGTTACTGGGAGTTTTGGGCTTACTATGGCTTCTTTGGCAATTGAGAGAATTTTAAAATCGTAA
- a CDS encoding Ni/Fe hydrogenase subunit alpha, producing MKKIVIDPVTRIEGHAKITIDLDDKGKVDDARLHVIQYRGFEKMCEGRPYTEMPSLTARTCGICPVSHVISSSKACDELLAVRPPKAARNIRRIINLAQIVQSHALNFYHLSSPDFVYGFDANKEDRNIFKLMQTHPRFAKDGIWLRAFGQKIIESLGGKRIHPTWIVPGGVSHMLDSEAKHEILQQIPEALEIAKKSIAFFIDNLGKFQREVQSFASFPSLFMGLVSKKGKLEHYDGHLRFIDTNGKILDEVEPKYYREYIGEAVENDSYLKSPYYKPFGYHDGMYRVGPLARLNVAQSCGTSEADSEFERFKNINNGKPVLDSFYYHYARLIEIVYAIEKIEELLNDPKTMSDNIRSHANINRTHGVGCSEAPRGTLFHDYEVSNDGLITGVNLIIATGNNNLAMNAGVKQVAKEFVDAKNITDGALNRVEAVIRCFDPCLSCSTHATGIVSSTIQIRDKDKNIIDIIKRS from the coding sequence ATGAAAAAAATAGTAATAGATCCAGTCACTAGGATAGAAGGTCATGCAAAAATTACAATAGATTTGGATGATAAGGGAAAAGTTGATGATGCAAGATTACATGTGATACAATATCGTGGTTTTGAAAAGATGTGCGAGGGAAGACCTTATACAGAAATGCCATCTTTGACAGCTAGAACTTGTGGTATTTGCCCTGTTAGTCATGTGATATCTTCAAGTAAAGCATGTGATGAGCTTTTGGCTGTTCGTCCTCCAAAAGCTGCTAGAAATATAAGAAGAATCATCAACCTTGCACAAATAGTACAATCTCATGCACTAAATTTTTATCATCTAAGTAGCCCAGATTTTGTATATGGTTTTGATGCAAACAAAGAAGATAGGAATATATTTAAACTGATGCAAACTCATCCACGCTTTGCAAAAGATGGAATATGGCTTCGTGCGTTTGGACAAAAGATTATTGAAAGCCTTGGTGGAAAAAGAATCCATCCTACATGGATAGTCCCTGGAGGGGTAAGCCATATGCTAGATAGTGAAGCAAAACATGAGATTTTACAGCAGATCCCCGAAGCACTTGAAATTGCTAAAAAATCTATAGCTTTTTTTATAGATAATCTTGGTAAATTTCAAAGAGAAGTACAATCTTTTGCTTCATTTCCATCACTTTTTATGGGACTAGTTAGTAAAAAAGGGAAATTAGAGCATTATGATGGACACTTGAGATTTATAGATACAAATGGAAAAATACTTGATGAGGTAGAACCAAAGTACTATCGTGAGTATATTGGTGAAGCTGTAGAGAATGATAGTTATTTAAAATCACCGTACTATAAACCTTTTGGGTATCATGATGGTATGTATAGAGTTGGACCACTAGCTAGGCTTAATGTTGCTCAAAGTTGTGGTACAAGTGAGGCTGATAGTGAGTTTGAGAGATTTAAAAATATCAATAATGGTAAACCAGTTTTAGACTCTTTTTATTACCATTATGCAAGACTTATAGAAATAGTTTATGCCATAGAAAAAATAGAAGAGCTTTTAAACGACCCAAAAACTATGAGTGATAATATCAGGTCACATGCAAATATCAATAGAACTCATGGAGTAGGGTGTAGTGAGGCTCCAAGAGGGACACTTTTTCATGACTATGAAGTATCAAATGATGGTCTTATAACTGGTGTGAATCTAATCATTGCTACTGGTAATAATAACTTAGCTATGAATGCAGGTGTAAAACAAGTAGCAAAAGAGTTTGTTGATGCAAAAAATATAACAGATGGAGCACTTAATAGAGTTGAAGCTGTGATTAGGTGTTTTGACCCATGTCTTAGCTGTTCTACCCATGCTACAGGTATAGTATCATCAACTATACAGATAAGAGATAAAGATAAAAATATAATAGATATCATAAAAAGAAGTTAA
- the rhuM gene encoding RhuM family protein → MSNIVVYSDGELELKIPVNGETIWLTQKQLGELFGVTKQNISLHINRILQDNELVKDSTVKFFLTVQKEGNRFVERNLEHYNLDMIISIGYKVNSVTATKFRQWATSVLKNYIQNGYAINQYKINELRLSSLENDVETIKSHIKNNSLELKQGIFYNGQIFDAYLFVIDLIKGAKKSIILIDNYIDESTLTLFSKNPNIKIKIFTNSISKQLQLDINKYNKQYHNLEVKITKNFHDRFIILDENDVYHIGASLKDLGNKVFAFSKISIDCSDILKKL, encoded by the coding sequence ATGTCAAATATAGTTGTTTATAGTGATGGTGAGTTGGAGTTAAAAATTCCAGTCAATGGAGAAACAATTTGGTTGACACAGAAACAGCTTGGTGAACTGTTTGGGGTTACAAAACAAAATATTAGTTTACATATAAATCGTATTTTACAAGATAATGAGCTTGTTAAAGATTCAACTGTCAAGTTTTTCTTGACAGTTCAAAAAGAAGGAAATAGATTTGTTGAAAGGAATTTGGAACATTACAATCTTGATATGATTATTTCTATCGGATATAAAGTTAATTCTGTTACTGCCACCAAATTTAGACAATGGGCTACATCAGTACTAAAAAACTACATCCAAAATGGCTATGCTATAAATCAATACAAAATAAATGAACTAAGATTATCTTCACTTGAAAATGATGTAGAAACTATAAAATCTCATATCAAAAACAACTCTCTTGAACTAAAACAAGGGATATTTTATAATGGGCAAATATTCGATGCTTATCTTTTTGTAATTGATTTGATAAAGGGTGCGAAAAAATCTATTATTCTTATAGATAATTATATCGATGAATCTACTCTTACACTTTTTTCTAAAAATCCAAATATCAAAATTAAGATTTTTACAAACAGTATCTCAAAACAACTCCAACTTGACATAAATAAATACAATAAACAGTATCATAATCTTGAAGTAAAAATCACAAAAAACTTTCATGATAGATTTATAATACTTGATGAAAATGATGTCTATCATATAGGTGCTAGTTTGAAAGATTTGGGTAATAAAGTTTTTGCATTTAGTAAAATAAGTATTGATTGTAGTGATATTTTGAAAAAATTATAA
- a CDS encoding NAD(P)H-dependent oxidoreductase subunit E, whose amino-acid sequence MTPQTDDRYKMVEKTMKKLGYEKGALIESLHTAQETFGYLENDVLKFISRRLKLPYSKVYGVATFYHFFRLKPKGKHTVVVCTGTACYIKGANKIVEALEKKFGIKIGETSKDNLVSLFGARCVGSCSLAPIVIYDNKPIGNLTLDDALENAKEIL is encoded by the coding sequence ATGACTCCACAAACTGACGACAGATACAAAATGGTTGAAAAAACCATGAAAAAACTGGGCTACGAAAAGGGTGCTTTGATAGAAAGCTTACATACTGCACAAGAAACTTTTGGATATTTGGAAAATGATGTATTGAAGTTTATTTCTAGAAGATTAAAATTACCATATTCAAAAGTTTATGGTGTGGCTACATTTTACCACTTTTTTAGGCTTAAACCTAAAGGAAAACATACTGTTGTGGTATGTACTGGTACAGCTTGTTATATAAAGGGTGCAAATAAAATTGTAGAAGCTTTAGAAAAGAAATTTGGCATTAAAATAGGGGAAACTTCAAAAGATAATCTGGTATCACTTTTTGGTGCTAGATGTGTGGGATCATGCTCTCTTGCTCCAATAGTAATCTATGATAACAAACCTATAGGGAATTTAACCCTTGATGATGCATTAGAAAATGCAAAGGAGATTTTATGA
- a CDS encoding flavin reductase family protein encodes MVINYSEIDDIKKYKLMSQTITPRPIAWIVTLHDGVVNIAPFSYFAPLSSNPPIVVVSIGHKDDDTQKDTRVNILHTKKATICFAKIDDMEKLLLSSNELSKNISEALEYDIETTLVLNEYPPIISDTVTALFCDFHSYIDIGGETLPMLLEIKHQYTKDGQCDERLNLKIDNLARIGKGFAKSEAL; translated from the coding sequence ATGGTTATAAATTACTCTGAAATTGATGATATAAAAAAATATAAACTAATGAGCCAAACAATAACTCCAAGACCAATAGCATGGATTGTCACACTGCATGATGGTGTAGTCAATATTGCACCTTTTTCATACTTTGCACCACTAAGCTCAAATCCACCTATTGTAGTAGTATCTATAGGACATAAAGATGATGACACACAAAAAGATACACGGGTAAATATTCTTCATACAAAAAAAGCAACTATTTGTTTTGCAAAAATAGACGATATGGAAAAACTCCTATTAAGCTCCAATGAACTATCAAAAAATATAAGTGAAGCACTAGAATATGATATTGAAACTACTCTTGTTTTAAATGAATATCCACCTATTATATCTGATACTGTAACGGCGCTGTTTTGTGACTTTCATAGCTACATAGATATTGGTGGTGAAACACTTCCTATGTTACTTGAAATAAAACATCAATACACAAAAGATGGACAATGTGATGAAAGATTGAACCTAAAAATAGACAATCTAGCAAGAATTGGTAAAGGATTTGCAAAAAGTGAAGCTTTATAA
- the greA gene encoding transcription elongation factor GreA: protein MDKEPMTKTGYEQITGELSHLKSVERPATLIAIEEARQLGDLKENAEYHAAREKLKIIDAKIAELNDTITKAIIIDPATLPHDRVSFGSTVLMIDVASGEEITYTIVGSTESDPTNGLISFNSPLAKQLLGKVEGDELKATLPGGKKEFEIERVYYKEVK from the coding sequence ATGGATAAAGAACCTATGACAAAAACTGGTTATGAGCAAATAACTGGGGAGCTGAGTCATCTTAAATCAGTAGAACGACCTGCTACACTTATAGCAATAGAAGAAGCTAGACAACTAGGAGACTTAAAAGAGAATGCAGAATATCACGCTGCAAGAGAAAAACTTAAAATTATAGATGCAAAAATAGCTGAACTTAATGATACTATAACAAAAGCTATCATTATAGACCCTGCAACATTACCACATGATAGAGTAAGCTTTGGTTCTACTGTATTGATGATTGATGTAGCTTCAGGCGAAGAAATTACATACACTATAGTTGGTTCTACAGAAAGTGACCCAACAAATGGGTTAATATCTTTTAATTCACCTTTAGCAAAACAACTTTTAGGAAAAGTTGAAGGTGATGAACTAAAAGCTACTCTTCCAGGTGGAAAAAAAGAATTCGAAATTGAAAGAGTATATTATAAGGAAGTGAAGTGA
- a CDS encoding glycoside hydrolase family 3 protein, giving the protein MKLYKFSIIFFVSILLYHSHASTLPDDDNLKKQIGQMLIVGFDGEFVDKNSSIIQDINQYNLAGVILFDRDYKNKTKVKNISSPEQLNNLTSSLKSLSNSPIVISIDQEGGKVARLKETNGFNKTLSAKTISTMDTNEAAKIYQSMAKDLKNSGINCNFAPVVDLALNPQNKVIYQLERSYGTNPEEVTKYAKIFMSKLHNENILSVIKHFPGHGSSLDDSHYGFVDISDTWSEIELAPYKELIDTNIVEVIMTAHVFNKYLDNKYPATLSYNINTKLLREKLNYKGVIVSDDLQMKAIMEHYSLEDIVTLSINSGVDLLLFGNQLSHNNTEEIVNTILSQIKNNNIKYERILESNQRIKKLFDKLGG; this is encoded by the coding sequence GTGAAGCTTTATAAATTTTCAATTATATTTTTTGTCTCTATCCTTTTATATCATAGTCATGCTTCCACACTTCCAGATGACGATAATCTAAAAAAACAAATTGGTCAGATGTTAATAGTTGGTTTTGATGGTGAGTTTGTAGATAAAAACTCTTCTATAATCCAAGATATAAATCAATACAATTTAGCTGGTGTTATTTTATTTGATAGAGATTATAAAAATAAAACTAAAGTCAAAAATATAAGCTCACCAGAGCAACTTAATAATCTAACATCATCTTTAAAATCACTTTCCAACAGCCCTATTGTTATATCCATTGATCAAGAAGGTGGAAAAGTAGCAAGGCTAAAAGAAACAAATGGATTTAACAAAACACTTTCAGCTAAAACCATATCAACTATGGATACAAACGAAGCTGCTAAGATTTATCAATCAATGGCAAAAGATTTAAAAAATAGTGGAATTAACTGCAATTTTGCCCCTGTGGTTGATTTGGCTCTCAATCCACAAAATAAAGTGATTTATCAACTTGAACGCTCTTATGGAACTAATCCAGAAGAAGTAACAAAATATGCAAAGATATTTATGTCTAAGCTTCATAATGAAAATATTTTAAGTGTAATCAAACATTTCCCAGGACACGGCTCATCACTTGATGATTCTCATTATGGCTTTGTGGATATATCAGATACTTGGAGTGAAATAGAATTAGCTCCATACAAAGAGCTTATAGATACAAATATTGTAGAAGTGATAATGACTGCTCATGTATTTAATAAATATTTAGATAATAAATATCCAGCAACACTTTCATACAATATAAATACAAAGCTTTTAAGAGAAAAATTAAACTACAAAGGCGTTATAGTAAGTGATGATTTACAGATGAAAGCTATTATGGAACATTATTCACTAGAAGATATTGTGACTCTTTCCATCAACTCTGGAGTTGATCTCTTGCTTTTTGGGAATCAGCTATCACACAATAATACAGAAGAAATTGTTAATACAATTTTAAGTCAAATAAAAAACAATAATATAAAATATGAAAGAATTTTAGAATCAAATCAAAGAATCAAGAAGCTTTTTGACAAACTAGGTGGCTAA
- a CDS encoding ATP-binding protein has translation MRAELSKKISKLAGRTNAHYGLIQEGDKVLVGFSGGKDSTTLIHTLKHLQRVAPFKFDFTAVTITYGMGERVEFLSEHCKKYDIEHMIVDTEIFDLSKDKIRKNSSFCSFFSRMRRGYLYTTALENGFNKLALGHHLDDAMESFFMNFFYNGAMRSMPPIYKAENGLYVIRPLIFCRERQLDAFAKSNGFSVIGDEACPAMRFDIKMPHAREHTKKLLAKLEEENPEIFVSMKSAFENIQDSTFFDKERFRL, from the coding sequence ATGAGAGCAGAACTTAGCAAAAAAATCAGCAAGCTTGCTGGTAGAACAAATGCACATTATGGACTTATTCAAGAAGGTGATAAAGTATTAGTTGGTTTTAGTGGTGGAAAAGACTCTACAACTTTGATACATACTCTAAAACATTTACAACGAGTTGCCCCTTTTAAGTTTGATTTTACTGCTGTTACTATTACTTATGGTATGGGTGAAAGAGTTGAATTTTTGAGTGAGCATTGTAAAAAATATGATATTGAGCATATGATTGTAGATACTGAAATATTTGATCTTTCAAAAGATAAAATTAGAAAAAATAGCTCTTTTTGTTCATTCTTTTCAAGGATGAGAAGGGGTTATTTATATACAACAGCCCTTGAAAATGGCTTCAATAAACTAGCTCTTGGGCACCATCTTGATGATGCTATGGAGTCTTTTTTTATGAACTTCTTTTATAATGGTGCGATGAGAAGTATGCCTCCAATATATAAAGCTGAAAATGGCTTATATGTAATAAGACCTTTGATTTTTTGTCGTGAAAGACAACTGGATGCTTTTGCCAAATCAAATGGCTTTAGCGTAATAGGTGATGAAGCATGTCCAGCGATGAGGTTTGATATAAAAATGCCACACGCTAGGGAACATACAAAAAAACTGCTAGCAAAGCTAGAAGAAGAAAACCCAGAGATTTTCGTATCTATGAAAAGTGCCTTTGAAAATATCCAAGATAGCACTTTTTTTGATAAAGAGAGATTTAGGCTTTAG
- a CDS encoding NuoF family protein, translating into MIHSIEDLQEIVNNKISQEEQYTQEIRVCTGSSCSSLGSDELYKDLQKNLSQTPEHKCKVKGVGCNGLCSAAIMVSHYDKSSSKETIYGRIETTQNEDFVCLASNKTNKLETKKCDMSSAFFTKQKKIVLENVGIIDPNDIEDYIYHGGYFALFRALEDKTPSDIINEVKLSGLRGRGGGGYPTGLKWESVSKVESQQKFIICNGDEGDPGAFMDRAVMESDPHRVLEGMALAGYACGANMGFIYVRAEYPLAVEKLNKAIKQARARGILGQNIASSNFSFDVEVRLGGGAFVCGEATALIASIEGNRGHPRQKPPHLSDRGLWNEPTVLNNVETFANIPTIIKKGGEWFKAIGTATSSGTKVFALTGHIQNTGLVEVPMGITLKELIYEIGGGISGGRKLKAIQTGGPSGGCIPAQLLDTQVDYDSLKDIGSIMGSGGLIVMDESSNMVEVAKFFIDFCKSESCGKCVPCRVGTVELSDLLDKFVKKEAKRSDFELLKQMCEVVSQTSLCGLGQTAPNPVVSTLKYFENEYLQGIKNA; encoded by the coding sequence ATGATACACTCCATAGAAGATTTACAAGAGATTGTAAACAATAAAATATCACAAGAAGAGCAATATACTCAAGAGATAAGAGTTTGTACTGGAAGTAGCTGTTCATCACTTGGTTCAGATGAGCTTTATAAAGATTTACAAAAGAATTTATCACAAACTCCAGAACACAAGTGTAAAGTAAAAGGTGTTGGGTGTAATGGATTATGTAGTGCAGCTATAATGGTATCACATTATGATAAGTCAAGCTCGAAGGAGACAATTTATGGAAGAATTGAGACAACTCAAAATGAAGATTTTGTTTGTCTTGCATCAAACAAGACAAATAAATTAGAAACTAAAAAATGTGATATGAGTAGTGCATTCTTTACCAAACAGAAAAAAATAGTACTTGAAAATGTTGGTATAATTGATCCAAATGATATAGAAGATTATATATATCATGGTGGATATTTTGCATTGTTTAGAGCATTAGAAGATAAAACACCATCTGATATCATAAATGAAGTAAAGCTAAGTGGTCTTCGAGGCAGAGGTGGAGGTGGGTATCCTACAGGCTTAAAATGGGAAAGTGTATCAAAGGTAGAAAGCCAACAAAAATTTATCATTTGTAATGGTGATGAGGGTGACCCAGGTGCTTTTATGGATAGGGCAGTTATGGAATCAGACCCACATAGAGTACTTGAAGGGATGGCGTTAGCTGGGTATGCTTGTGGAGCTAATATGGGATTTATATATGTAAGAGCTGAGTATCCTTTGGCTGTAGAGAAATTAAATAAAGCAATAAAACAAGCAAGAGCAAGAGGGATACTAGGACAAAATATCGCTAGTAGTAACTTTAGCTTTGATGTGGAAGTAAGACTAGGAGGAGGAGCTTTTGTATGTGGAGAAGCTACAGCACTTATTGCTTCAATTGAAGGAAATAGAGGACATCCAAGACAAAAGCCACCACATCTTAGTGATAGAGGACTTTGGAATGAACCAACAGTACTTAATAATGTGGAAACATTTGCAAATATTCCAACTATCATAAAAAAAGGTGGAGAGTGGTTTAAAGCAATAGGAACTGCCACTTCAAGTGGTACAAAAGTATTTGCCCTAACTGGACATATCCAAAATACTGGACTTGTAGAAGTACCTATGGGTATCACATTAAAAGAGCTTATTTATGAGATAGGTGGTGGTATAAGTGGTGGTAGAAAGTTAAAAGCCATCCAAACAGGAGGACCAAGTGGAGGGTGTATTCCTGCTCAGCTTCTTGATACACAAGTAGATTATGATTCCCTAAAAGATATTGGTTCTATTATGGGGAGTGGTGGACTTATAGTTATGGATGAGAGCTCAAATATGGTTGAGGTTGCAAAGTTTTTTATTGACTTTTGTAAAAGTGAATCATGTGGCAAATGTGTACCTTGCCGTGTAGGGACAGTGGAGTTATCAGATTTGCTTGATAAGTTTGTTAAAAAAGAAGCAAAAAGGAGTGATTTTGAGCTGTTAAAGCAAATGTGTGAAGTAGTATCTCAAACTTCTCTTTGTGGACTTGGACAAACTGCACCAAATCCAGTAGTAAGTACATTGAAGTATTTTGAAAATGAGTACTTGCAAGGAATTAAAAATGCTTAG
- a CDS encoding globin — MVNYKVTTTVFGERPDFKEPRKILQELGRDGFAGMMDRFYDIVVESDIANFFPQDKDMLDKVKKHNTKFFIEACGGEKEYTNEMGNVDMVAMHKPFSIPEKARVEWLGCMKELLEELSVSDEAKQEFWDYCEIFSRHLVNKPTDLESHMKPTDHR, encoded by the coding sequence GTGGTAAATTATAAGGTTACAACGACTGTTTTTGGTGAAAGACCAGATTTCAAAGAGCCAAGAAAGATATTACAAGAGTTAGGCAGAGATGGTTTTGCAGGTATGATGGATAGGTTTTATGATATTGTTGTAGAAAGTGATATTGCAAACTTTTTTCCACAAGATAAAGATATGCTTGATAAGGTGAAAAAACATAATACAAAGTTTTTTATTGAAGCTTGTGGTGGTGAGAAAGAGTACACAAATGAGATGGGTAATGTGGATATGGTAGCAATGCATAAACCTTTTTCTATTCCTGAAAAAGCTAGAGTTGAATGGCTTGGTTGTATGAAAGAGTTGTTGGAAGAATTAAGCGTGAGTGATGAGGCGAAACAAGAGTTTTGGGACTATTGTGAAATATTTTCAAGACATTTAGTAAATAAACCAACAGATTTAGAATCTCATATGAAACCGACAGATCACAGATAA
- the hoxU gene encoding bidirectional hydrogenase complex protein HoxU, which yields MLREKVRVKTFKINDIDVTGKSNSTILEVANEHDIKIPTLCYLEGLSCVGACRMCLVEIKGSDKLIPACTAKIREGMEVYTSSDKIVAHRKMILSMIFAERTHTCSVCVSNGHCELQDMATTIGLEHSIVPYIHKKFDIDASHKDFIYDPNRCILCTRCVRVCDEIEGAHAIDIFGRGIESKIIHDMDEPWIGSESCTSCGKCVHVCPTGALFEKGVSSSEMVKKKNIITNLIQIRNNR from the coding sequence ATGCTTAGAGAAAAAGTAAGAGTCAAAACATTTAAGATAAATGATATTGATGTAACAGGAAAGTCAAATAGTACTATATTAGAAGTTGCAAATGAACACGATATTAAGATACCAACTTTATGTTATCTTGAAGGGTTGAGTTGTGTTGGAGCTTGTAGAATGTGTCTGGTTGAGATAAAAGGTAGTGATAAACTAATACCTGCATGTACAGCTAAAATAAGAGAGGGAATGGAAGTATATACCTCAAGTGATAAAATAGTAGCTCATAGGAAAATGATACTATCAATGATATTTGCAGAAAGAACTCATACTTGTAGTGTATGTGTTTCAAATGGTCATTGTGAACTTCAAGATATGGCTACAACTATAGGGCTTGAGCATTCAATCGTACCTTATATACACAAAAAGTTTGATATTGATGCAAGTCACAAAGATTTTATTTATGATCCCAACAGATGTATTTTGTGTACAAGATGTGTAAGAGTTTGTGATGAGATAGAGGGTGCTCATGCTATTGATATTTTTGGTAGAGGAATAGAATCAAAAATTATACACGATATGGATGAGCCTTGGATTGGGAGCGAAAGTTGTACAAGCTGTGGTAAGTGTGTACATGTATGCCCTACAGGTGCACTTTTTGAAAAAGGTGTAAGTTCATCTGAAATGGTAAAAAAGAAAAATATCATAACCAACTTGATACAAATAAGGAACAACAGATGA